In the Calditrichota bacterium genome, TCCTGAAGGAAGCGCAGTAATTTTGCTTGAATGATCGGGGGGACATCGGCAATCTCATCGAGGAATAGCGTCCCCTTGTCGGTAAGGTCGAGAAGACCGGGCTTGTCAGCGATGGCGCCGGTGAAGGCGCCGCGCTTGTAACCGAATAGTTCGCTTTCGAGCAAGTCGGCGGTTAGATTACCGCAGAAGATCGCACGCATCGGACCACTGGCACGTCTCCCTACCTGATGTAAGGCGCGAGCGACCAACTCCTTACCGGTTCCACTCTCGCCAACGATCAAGACCGGCAGGTCAGCAGTGGCGATCCGCTCCATTCGCTCGTAGAGGCGTTGCATTACGGGCGATTCACCGACGATTCCGGCGAACTTGGGACGTCCGACTATCTCCTCGAAAGCCTCGGCTCTGCGGCTCATATCGAGCACCCGGCCAAGCGCAAGTCCCGCCAACAGCCCGAATGCATCGAGCAGCGGCAGGTCAGCCTCGGTCAGAACGCCGGACCCTGTAGCATCAAGATAGAGCGCGCCGAGGCGCTCGCCGCGAGCCTCGAGCGGGACGCAGCAGGCAGACCTTATTCCCCGTATGATCAACGAACTGGATCCACCGAAACGGGGATCGCGAGAGGCGTTGCGGCTAAGGACCGTGCGACGCTCCTTAAGGGCACGCTCAATCACCGAGGTCGATGGATCGCCGGGCGGCAGCGAGCCGGGTTCGATGCTCCGGGCTTGAACGGGATAGAGTTCCCCTTTGGCATTGCGCAGGAGGATATAACCTCGCTCGGCGCGGCTCACTTCAAAGGCACGATCCAGCAGCCGCGGCAGGAGGAGTTTAAGATTGCTCTCTTCCAGCAGAGTCCGGGAGACCTCGACCAGAAGTTCGAGCCCGTGCTGCGATAATGCCGGAGACTCAATCATGGCACAACCCTGAAGCGGGCTTCGCGTGAAACCGAACGGTTGCCAAATTCATCGACCACCGCCAGCGTCCAATAGAGATAGCGCGGCGAATCCGGGAGGCTGACCGGGATGTCGTGGCCGGTTGAGTCGGAACTGATACCCTCTCGACGATAGCGCAAGGTATAGATAAGGTTGGATGAAACGTGCACCACTTCGACCGCATAAGTGAAGTCGAAGTCACGCCATTGCGGTTCCCAGGTCATCCGGGGAGGATTGGAGACCAGATCGTCGTTTGTTGGACCGATCACTTCAGGCGGTGGCTCGATTACCCGCATTACTGAGTGTGGGCCGTCGTGACGTAGAAAACCAGCATTATCACGGTAAGATACGACTACTGGATGACCAACCAGCCGACGCAGACTTCCACCCGGAAGTTGGTCTTCCGTAAGAGTTAAACTCCAAGCCAACGTCTCTTGATCGATCCAGAGACGGCCGAGGTGGGTGCTGTCGATGACCGCCCAAACGGAATCTACCAGATCGGGGTCCTCGATTAAGGCAGTCAATTGCAGTTCGACGACTTCGGGAGGGGTCCAGGAACCCCAATAAATAGAATTTGCCCAACTGATAAGCGTGCCTCCACGATCGACGACACCGGGTTCGATGACTAAAAGGTTGGAGAGCGGCGACTCGCGTCCCTCGGGTGAAATAGAGTATATTGCCCACGCCCGGGCGGATCCTGAAGGAAGGTCGATCCAGGTAGTTGCGACCGTTCCAGCAGGTCGAATGCCGGGGAGTTCACCGCCATATAGGGAAGCCGTTCGGCGGTCGCTTCCGTCCCAGGATGCTACAGCGTGAAGAAGTCTGTATTCGACAGCACCCACCGGCGTCGTCCAGCGCAGTCGCGCGCGGTTACCATCCAAAGAGTCGAGCGCCAGATCGGTTATGGCGGACGGCGGTAGAGGTGGTTTGTAGTAGGGACTGAGGGGATCGAAAGGATTGTCGCGCGGAGCGTCGCAGCCCGGGAGGAGCCAAAGCGTCAGTCCGGTCAGCAGAGTGGCTAATGGCTTGCCGGCGGCACTTGAACCTGACGATTCTATTGGACAAACCTCTTGTTTCGTTTGCTCTCCCTTCGTAATATAGGGACGCAGCAGGCAAGGTGTCAAGCCGGTAGTTCCTTTTGACTTGCTTGTCGCCCTTACCAAGTAGCCGACTTCAATTCCATAATTGATAGTTTTGTAATGAGATATTGCCCAAAATGTGCGGAGTCTTACACCCTCGAACTTGATGTTTGCGACGACTGCGGCGCCGATTTGATCGACACCGAGCCGATATCCCCGTTGGACCAGATCGAGGATAATGATTGGGTGGAACTGCTGACCCTGCCAGGGATGCTCTATTCCCGAATGGCAATCGAACTGCTCCAGCGGGAGGGGATTCCCTCCTATTCAGAGACTTCTTCCAACGGCGCCGGTTTTTTGAATGGATCGAATCGTGGAGAATACATAGGCGCCAAAGCTGCCATATTCGTCTTGGAGAGCGATCTGGAGCGCGCACGTGAAGTGATGAGTCCGGTGCTTGATGAACTGCCGGGCGATGATGATAGCGACGTCGAGGAAGAGTAGCATAGAGATTGGATTAACATTAAGATAAGTCAAAGGAAGTTGCAATGACTGAAATCGTCGATGTCTTTGCTCGCGAGATACTCGATTCTCGCGGCAATCCGACCGTAGAGGTAGAAGTCGTCCTGGCCGGGGGAGCCATGGGGCGTGCAGCGGTGCCGTCCGGTGCTTCGACCGGCGAGCACGAGGCGGTTGAGTTGCGGGATGGCGACCGGGGGCGCTACCTGGGTAAGGGAGTGAAACGTGCTGTCGAAAACGTTAACCTGGTATTGGCGCCGAAACTGTCCGGCCTCGATGCCGACGACCAGGTCGAAGTCGATCGTGTTCTCTGCGCCGCAGACGATACCCCTAACAAAGGCAACCTTGGCGCCAATGCTTTGCTCGGCGTTTCGATGGCGGTCTGCCGGGCTGCTGCCGAAGCCTTTGGCCTTCCACTTTATCGTTATATCGGGGGGCTGACTGCCCGAACGCTTCCGGTGCCGATGATGAATATCCTGAACGGCGGCAAACATGCCGACAACGACGTCGATATTCAGGAGTTTATGGTCGTCCCGAGCGGATTCGGATCATTTGACGAAGGTCTTCGCGCCGGGGTTGAGGTCTTTCACCATCTGAAAAAGATCCTTAGTGCCGGTGGACACTCGACAGCAGTCGGCGATGAAGGAGGTTTTGCGCCCAACCTTACCCGGAATGAGGATGCCATCGGCTTGATAGTGCAAGCGATCGAGGCGGCTGGGTATCGCCCCGGTGAAGATGTGGCTATTGCCCTCGACCCGGCTGCGAGCGAGTTCTACGATGCTAAGAGCGGCCGATATGAACTCAAGTCGGAGAAGCGAAGCCTCACAACGGCCGAAATGGTCGAGTACTGGGAAGGACTGGTTGCAAGATATCCGCTCGTATCGATCGAGGATGGTCTGGCAGAGGATGACTGGGAAGGCTGGAAGATGATGACCGACCGATTAGGCGGCAAGATCCAGATCGTGGGCGACGACCTCTTCGTCACCAACACCAAACGCCTGGCGGAAGGTATCGCACGCGGCACCGCTAATGCGATTCTGATCAAACTCAACCAGATCGGCACCGTAACGGAAACGCTGCACGCGATCGAACTGGCGCGGAAGCACAACTATCGCGCGGTCATATCGCATCGTTCCGGCGAAACCGAGGATGCGTTTATTGCCGATTTCGCAGTGGGCACTGGTGCCGGGCAAATCAAGACCGGGTCCGCCAGCCGTTCTGACCGGATCGCCAAATACAACCAACTACTCCGCATTGCCGAGGAGTTGGGGGACGCCGCCCGCTATGGCCTTGCCGCGCTCTGATTCAACCCCGCCGCGCCGCAAATTCCTTGGCCTAAGACCGCACAGCCTCCGGCGGTTGATCATCGCCGTTGGTGTGATCGGACTGCTTGGCGCAATCCTGTTTGGCAGGGAAGGGCTTTGGAAGACTATGGTGCTCAAGAGGCAGGTGCTTGACCTTGAGCGCCGCAACGACTCGCTGGCGCAGGAAAACCGTTTGAATCTTGAACGCGCGATTCGCATCCGGGCTGGCGATTCGCTGGCAATTGAGACGGAAGCGAGACGCTATGGGCTGGTCAAACCTGGCGAGAAGACCTATCGGCTTGAGGAGCGACCCGCCGGCAGTAAGTAGCAGGCTTGAGGTATCTTGAGGTTTGGGCTACGCTGCAACCACCGGATTGGCGAGACACCCCAAATGCTCGATTTCTACGACGACCTCATCGCCCGGGACGATCGGACCGACCCCGCCTGGAGTGCCGGTTGCAATGATATCCCCTGGCAAAAGCGTCGTCGTCGCAGTAATCGCTTCAATCAACTCCCCCACCCCCCAAATCATGTCGCTCGTCAGGGCATCCTGACGCAGGGCATCGTTAACCCGGACCGTGATTCGAACTCCTTCGTCCAGGAACATCTCTGAGGTATCGATCCAGGGTCCCATCGGCAGGAAGGTATCGATCCCCTTGGCTGCGAACCAGGGCAAGCCTTGCGCCGCAAGCGAACGTTGAAACTCCCGTGCTGTAACGTCGTTGAGAACGATGTAGCCAAAGATGAACTCCACCGCCCTATTGCGCCCCACTCTTGACGCCTTCTTCCCTATCACCACCCCCAACTCACCTTCATGCTCGATACGACCGAGGTTGCCTGGAAGTCTAATCGCCTCGCCTGGTCCCACTGCGCAGTTGTCACCTTTTAGGAAGTAAGTCGGCGCAGACGGCGGAGGATTGCCGCCTTCGCGGGCGTGCTCTCGATAATTGCGAGCCATGCAGACTACCTTGCCCGGTCGGTAAGGCAGGAGCGGCGTTAAACCCTCAACCGACACTTCGAATCTGCGACCGGCACGTCGCGCCCACTCTGCTTGTTCTGCGATGAAGTCATGGTCGAGGAGCCCGTGCCTGAGCATTCTTGGGATGCGCCTTTCGGGATCTGCTCCGGCAGCCATAGCGCCATAACCGCGAGCCTCGAGGGCTGCACCGTAGTCGAAAAACTCCCGGCCATCATCGACCAGTATCGCCGGACGTCCGGCTGCCATAAAGCGCGCAATGCGCATTCTTTAGTCCTCTCGTTTACCTTTTGCGTCGAAAACGCATTCGTCCCACAATGGGCACTGTGCACAAGCAGGTGACCGGGAGTGGCAGATCGCTCTCCCAAAGCGAAGAAGATTCAGGTGAAATCGGGCTGCCCGGTCGGGGGGCATTGCCGGTCGGAGGTGGTGAAAGGTACGCCCGGCACTGCTTCGTTCGGGAACCCATCCAAGCCGGTGTGCAATTCGGTGCACATGGGTATCGACCGGGCATAGATTGCGTCCAAAGGCGAAAGCCAGGACTACACAAGCGGTCTTTATACCGATTCCGGAACGGGAGGTCAACAGGTCGATGGCCTCATCGTCGCTCATCTTGCTAATAACGGCAAGGTCGAAGCCGCCAAAGGAGTCCATCAGCCAGGCGAGAGTTTCCTTTATATGTAGAGCCTTTTGACGTCCCAGCCCGGCGGGTCTAATGACCGCCTCAAGTGAGTCAAGATCGGCAACCAACACCTGTTCCCAAGACGGATAGGATACCTTCAGTTGCCTATATGCAGCGTCTCGATTGCGGTCATTGGTATTTTGGGAGAGGATTGTAATGATCAACTCCTCCACCGGGTCGCGCTGCGGGGTATCCGGTTTCCCGAAAAGTCCCAGCAGTATCCGATCGGCTCGCTCGAGGCGTCCAGCCAGAGCGGTTGAGGAATCCTCCTGGACCGGCTCCCGGATCTTTCGTTCTCCCCCTTGTTCCTTCTGCGCCGGCATCTAACCGGGTTGTCCTACTACCCGGCGCAACTCACGAATTTGAATCGGAACCGCACCCAACTCGGCAATGACGACTCCAGCAGCATGATTGGCAATATGCGCGGCTTCGAAGACATTTGCCCCCGCTGCCAGTGCCGTAATCAAGGTTGCAATGACAGTATCTCCCGCGCCGGAGACATCGTGCACCCTGCGAGCCCGGGTAGGAATGAAGTCGACTTCCTGACCGGTTACGAGTGCCATACCGGATTCGCCTCGCGTAACCAGAAGATGCTCGACCTCCAAGCGGTCTCTCGCCTCTCTCGCACCTGACACCAGCAGTTCCTCACTCCCCAAAGACCGTCCCAACGCCGTCTGCAACTCGCGCAGATTGGGCTTGAAAAGTGTTGCGCCTTTATACTCCCAGAAGTTAGTGTGCTTTGGATCGACGCCGACCGGTATTCCGCGCTCCTTTGCAAGAGTAATGATGCCGCGGATTAGTTGTGGAGTCAGGAGCCCTTTGTTGTAATCCTCGAGGATGAACGCATCGACACCTTCCAAGAGCAGTGCCAGTCTGTTGAGAAGATTTGCGGCCGTCGCATCATCTATTGGAGCAGTGCTTTCCCGGTCAATCCGGACGACATGTTGGCCATGGGCTATCACACGTGTCTTGACCGAAGTCGGCCGGTCGTCCGAGATCAGGATACCACCGGCTTCGAAGCCGCTCTTTTCAACCAATTCCAGCAACTGCCGTCCGGAAGGATCATCGCCGATCAAACCGACCAATAGCGCCGATGCACCAAGTGAGGCAACATTGGCGGCAACGTTAGCCGCTCCGCCAAGATTTAGCGATTCGCCGGTCTGCAACACCACCGGCACCGGGGCTTCGGGGGATATGCGTTCAACCGTGCCCCACAAGTAACGGTCGAGCATAACATCGCCAACTACGGCGATGCGGCGGCGGTTCATTTCGCTGGCGAGCAGGTCGAAGCGTTCGAGGGTCAAATGCACGGCGGTTAGCGAACTACTTGAAGAAACCCGGTAGTGTTGATCTAATACCGGGACAGATTGCTTTCAATATATTGCCACCTTCACTTGCTGGCAAGTCGTTGCTCAACTTCAGGCGATCCTCCCTTGCTCGATAGCAATGCCAGATCGAAAAGTGAGTAATGTCGCCAGACCGTCGCGTTGTCTGCAAGGAAAGTTAAAGTTAGGGAGTCGATATGCCGATAGAAAAGGCGAAGGATCATTCACCGCAAACAGGAGGCAGGAAATGGCGAGAGGGAACGGGACTGGCGAGGCGCTCTTCTCCATCAGTCAGGTCAATGCATTGACCGGCGTCCCCAAATCGACCATACGGTTCTGGGAGAAGGAGTTCGGCGATTACCTCGCCCCCTTAAGGAGCATCGGCGGACAACGCCGATACACCCGTGAAACGGTGGAACGGATCGAGAAGATCAACCGGCTGGTGAATCAGGAGGGCTACACTCTGGAAGGCGCCCGTCGGAGACTCGAACCGGAGCCATCAGCGGCAACAGTAGTTAGGGAATCAGATAGCGATACAGAAGTTAGCATCAACGACCTGGCTGTAACGATGTCCGACTACCTGCTGCAGAAGTTATTCGAGCGGATACGCGCCGAGGAAGCGCACCGCATCAACCCGGCTGGATAAGAAGCCAATACCAAGCAAAGGAGAACGCGAATGAGCACCCGCATCAATCACAACGTCCTCTCGCTGACCGCCCAGCGCCATATCGGGCAAACCCAGATGGCGCTCGATCAGGCGGTGGGACGGTTGTCGAGCGGACTACGGATCAACAACGCCTGGGAGGATGCCGCCGGGCTTGCGATATCGGAGCGCTTCCGGGCGCAGATCGCCAGCATTCAGGAGGCAGAACGGAACGCCAACTACAACATCAACCTGTTGGAGACGGCGGAAGGCGCCCTCAGTGTGATCGATGAGAAACTGGTTCGGATGCGCGCCCTGGCGGTGCAAGCCTCGAATGGCGCGTTGCTCGACAGCGACCGCGACGTTCTGGACACCGAGTTCCAGGCGCTGAAGAGCGAAGTGACCCGCATAGCGAACGTCACCAACTACAATGGGCTGAGCCTGTTGAATGGAGACTTCGCCCCCGGGAGCAGCGAC is a window encoding:
- a CDS encoding sigma-54-dependent Fis family transcriptional regulator; translated protein: MIESPALSQHGLELLVEVSRTLLEESNLKLLLPRLLDRAFEVSRAERGYILLRNAKGELYPVQARSIEPGSLPPGDPSTSVIERALKERRTVLSRNASRDPRFGGSSSLIIRGIRSACCVPLEARGERLGALYLDATGSGVLTEADLPLLDAFGLLAGLALGRVLDMSRRAEAFEEIVGRPKFAGIVGESPVMQRLYERMERIATADLPVLIVGESGTGKELVARALHQVGRRASGPMRAIFCGNLTADLLESELFGYKRGAFTGAIADKPGLLDLTDKGTLFLDEIADVPPIIQAKLLRFLQEGEYQRLGDPAIRHSDTRILSATNKSLEGEIAAGRFREDLYYRLNVLRIEVPPLRTREGDLALLSAYTLARIAHRTGQPPRRLSAASLSRLQSYDWPGNVRELENVLARAAVLAAGDIIEPEEIDLPKGDRLDQSLAHEQASLDEAIKAHILKVLQSVGGNRSEAARILGVSRRYLQKSLVRWRGDEDDDVEDDPDDDDGNCDLRDTPERA
- the eno gene encoding phosphopyruvate hydratase, with amino-acid sequence MTEIVDVFAREILDSRGNPTVEVEVVLAGGAMGRAAVPSGASTGEHEAVELRDGDRGRYLGKGVKRAVENVNLVLAPKLSGLDADDQVEVDRVLCAADDTPNKGNLGANALLGVSMAVCRAAAEAFGLPLYRYIGGLTARTLPVPMMNILNGGKHADNDVDIQEFMVVPSGFGSFDEGLRAGVEVFHHLKKILSAGGHSTAVGDEGGFAPNLTRNEDAIGLIVQAIEAAGYRPGEDVAIALDPAASEFYDAKSGRYELKSEKRSLTTAEMVEYWEGLVARYPLVSIEDGLAEDDWEGWKMMTDRLGGKIQIVGDDLFVTNTKRLAEGIARGTANAILIKLNQIGTVTETLHAIELARKHNYRAVISHRSGETEDAFIADFAVGTGAGQIKTGSASRSDRIAKYNQLLRIAEELGDAARYGLAAL
- a CDS encoding fumarylacetoacetate hydrolase family protein yields the protein MRIARFMAAGRPAILVDDGREFFDYGAALEARGYGAMAAGADPERRIPRMLRHGLLDHDFIAEQAEWARRAGRRFEVSVEGLTPLLPYRPGKVVCMARNYREHAREGGNPPPSAPTYFLKGDNCAVGPGEAIRLPGNLGRIEHEGELGVVIGKKASRVGRNRAVEFIFGYIVLNDVTAREFQRSLAAQGLPWFAAKGIDTFLPMGPWIDTSEMFLDEGVRITVRVNDALRQDALTSDMIWGVGELIEAITATTTLLPGDIIATGTPGGVGPIVPGDEVVVEIEHLGCLANPVVAA
- a CDS encoding endonuclease III, whose translation is MPAQKEQGGERKIREPVQEDSSTALAGRLERADRILLGLFGKPDTPQRDPVEELIITILSQNTNDRNRDAAYRQLKVSYPSWEQVLVADLDSLEAVIRPAGLGRQKALHIKETLAWLMDSFGGFDLAVISKMSDDEAIDLLTSRSGIGIKTACVVLAFAFGRNLCPVDTHVHRIAHRLGWVPERSSAGRTFHHLRPAMPPDRAARFHLNLLRFGRAICHSRSPACAQCPLWDECVFDAKGKRED
- the rfaE1 gene encoding D-glycero-beta-D-manno-heptose-7-phosphate kinase, coding for MTLERFDLLASEMNRRRIAVVGDVMLDRYLWGTVERISPEAPVPVVLQTGESLNLGGAANVAANVASLGASALLVGLIGDDPSGRQLLELVEKSGFEAGGILISDDRPTSVKTRVIAHGQHVVRIDRESTAPIDDATAANLLNRLALLLEGVDAFILEDYNKGLLTPQLIRGIITLAKERGIPVGVDPKHTNFWEYKGATLFKPNLRELQTALGRSLGSEELLVSGAREARDRLEVEHLLVTRGESGMALVTGQEVDFIPTRARRVHDVSGAGDTVIATLITALAAGANVFEAAHIANHAAGVVIAELGAVPIQIRELRRVVGQPG
- a CDS encoding MerR family transcriptional regulator, whose product is MPDRKVSNVARPSRCLQGKLKLGSRYADRKGEGSFTANRRQEMARGNGTGEALFSISQVNALTGVPKSTIRFWEKEFGDYLAPLRSIGGQRRYTRETVERIEKINRLVNQEGYTLEGARRRLEPEPSAATVVRESDSDTEVSINDLAVTMSDYLLQKLFERIRAEEAHRINPAG
- a CDS encoding flagellin, translating into MSTRINHNVLSLTAQRHIGQTQMALDQAVGRLSSGLRINNAWEDAAGLAISERFRAQIASIQEAERNANYNINLLETAEGALSVIDEKLVRMRALAVQASNGALLDSDRDVLDTEFQALKSEVTRIANVTNYNGLSLLNGDFAPGSSDLKFHIGTYNNDGDDYYTVNLAGVTASDLGIDSLALSDTTSAQSAIDTLDAAITSKDTVRTQIGTYVSRLQSAITNLQVSRESATRSESAVRDADVAAEMSNFVRAQILMQSGVAMLSQANMVPRTIAQLIGQ